In Centropristis striata isolate RG_2023a ecotype Rhode Island chromosome 8, C.striata_1.0, whole genome shotgun sequence, the genomic window aggagtgtgcgcactttagtgcgtgtgtgtgtgtgtatctgtaactgtaatcacatccaagatcaaaggcaatcagatcaaagcaatcaacagaaataactgacacctgttgatgttccgaaagagtgacagcagccagaggtggacagactcgaatttctggcctcaaacagaaagcatttttggcaaaaccataataaaaccaaaaccataatacctatcattgatgtctgaaacacaggcagcagcacgtatctctgcatgtctggccgatatctcccagtggatgtcctcgcaccacctcaaactcaacctgggaaaggctgagctactctacctcccagggaagggctcccccaccactgacctccacatcactgtccagaacacagtggttgtctccacagaaaccgccaagaaccttggcgtgactcttgacaaccaactgtccctctccacaaacatcaccgccaccaccagatcttgcagattcttgctgcataacatcaggagaatccgtccgtttctcactcagaaggcagctcaggtcctggtccaggcactggtcatctcacgcctggactactgcaacttttcacacacaacacccctcctccgctccctccactggctaccagtggctgcgcggatacgcttcaagactctagctctggcgtactctgctgctaacggttcaggtcctacttacatccaggaccttgacaaactctacacccctgcccatCCTCTCCGCtttgcatcagccaaacagctggcgactcccaccctccgtgggtcaactcgcctcaaaacctcctccagacttttctctatcttggctcccaaatggtggaacaagctccccaccgacatcaggacctcagacagcctggacatcttccgccgcaggctgaagacctatctcttccaacaatacctcagttaagccatggtcacctaacacatatatttaaaaaaaaaaaattgctcttcttcttcttcttttctattcttttcttctttaacatatagcactcctgtagtgatgacagttagctcttaaagttatgtacttacttgattcctgtggtcaatgtctagtaccttcaggttgaatgcacttattgtaagtcgctttggacaaaagcgtctgctaaatgacatgtaatgtaatgtaatgatccgacttcactttgagcgtcccgagttcttcctgagcgtctacatatgattttttttaaagaaaaattaaaaaatagctttgttagagcgatctaaaacaactgttccatcttcctttttttcaaaatcttcctgtgtttttaatatgggagccaaagaggctgttggtggtgttggtggatcatctttgcgtcgtacgcccaaactataactctgagagctttaccagaggattgtgagtgagaagtacgtttctatgtataaattatttctgtagagtggaatttgcggcctggagcgcagttttcaaattaattttttgacaattttttctctccctctacactctggcgatgacatcacacactctgacacgaacattccgtgcaatacacacccattataatctcagaatttctacaaaaatgatcatggtcattgaacagggattggtaACAAACTATACggcctatcgaaacgtggattaatacaccgacacacaagacttgtgtctactgtttaaagtttaaatggagtctctaggtgaaattatgccggagatgctgacgtttaaaaatctccaatgattgttctttttcgcccattttttgtcggccgtcccattcatttcaatgcaaaattttgggcagtttttcgcgacttacgtcgcgaaaaattcatattctatagagaaaagtaatagcacaccgatcccgatcaaacctcacgttttgatatataatttgtcctgcaactctttaagttgtaggactagtagcgagacgaaattgcgtccggaaaaggaagaagaagaaatccacagtataacagtagtgctcggtgcgattgccccgaggccctaataataatactttaaaacagtggttcccaaatggTGTGCTGAGGTACATCGGTGTGCCCTGAGACAAGTCCATTCGTGCCATGACAACTATACACTATTAATGGCTCACAGCAGTATTGCCAAAATGAGTGTCTGCTACTGGCAGCAGGAAATCATCATGCCCTCATACCTAAATGTTATAATTTCTATTTCAAACACgtggttaatgttgtcaagTGGTCGCAGGTTGTTTTGCTTTAGGTACAAAAAGAATTAGATGGAGGTGCTGTGGCTTGGCTGATCGACATCACTTGCACCTGCTGAAACCAACAATAATGACCCGTATGAGCCtttggtcaaaatgacccatcgCAGAGCATTCGATAAAACCCAACATGTagttatatataaacatatggtttgcggtggtaaaaaaaaaaggctgcagttttattgaatttaggctacaaaaccactcaTCTAGGTTTCAATCAAAACATTTCCTAGTAAGGCTTTATAgaagacagtaaataaatgctggaagtgaagaagTTACAGGGTCAACATGACTACTGGAAGTAGTAGTGAaagaatatgaatacaggtgtgCCTTGTGTTTTTGGCTTGCACTTTGGTGGGCCTTGGgcacaaaaagtttgaaaaacaaTGCTTTAGAAAACCTAAAAACAGCCATACTCTTGTGAGTCCTGGGGCAAAAAGTGACCGGAAATCTGCTGTAACAGTGGATTTGCTTCAGAAACGTCAGGTTCTGTTTAATGTGAGGGTGTTTCCTTCCCTTTCTGTGTGCAATCATCTTCCTTGGAATCTCAATTATTAAATTCAGTTTTGAAATATacaccaaaataaaaagaggaacagATAGAGAAGCAGAGGGGTACGTGCAAATGTTCAGGTTCGGTGCCCTCGTTGAGTTTTCGCAATAATACTCTCATTCTTCGGAAATACACCTCCCCGCCCCAGCATCGCATCTAGATCCTTGGACCCGTTTCCAAGGAAACCGATCCTGCAGCATCTCCTCTGGTGACCTGGCCTGAGTGAGCAAATCAAATTATAAGACATCTGCAAAGAGCAAATAAGGATAGACATGGAAACAggtacagagagaaagagagagggggggggggggggagtgaaGAAAGTTAGATGCACTCACTTTGATTCTcttttgtgcacacacacacaaagcccaTCACAAACCACATCCTGTAGCCTGAGCTCAAAACGCCTGTGTGCCTCATGGACTCTTGCCAAtagtttaataaaatataaaaatgtctccCTAAATGTACATTCAACATAAACAAAGACGGTTTGTtcctttgttttgctttttgtgaCCGTAGTAGTGCACCaggtcaaaacatttttattctttttagaTGTTACATTAAAGAATAACTTTTCTATATTCATAACAAGATTTGCTTTAACAATGTTTGAATAGAGTAGAACAAAAAGTGTGGACAACCCACGGTTTCCCCCCTAAAATGTTCTATTTGTTAGATTAGGACTCCTCTCCCCTCCCATAAATACTTCATGTTACATTATTATCTTCATCTGTCTTTATACTTCACATCTTTGGGACTGTATCTCTAAAACGTTGCATATTCTTGCTACACTTGATACTGCAATGAATGCATACCTTTTCACATTTCGGCATAAAACCACTTGTAAAAAACAGCGGAACTCTTCTTTTTCAATGTAAatgtacagatttttttttacagttctgtaaaaaaaaatatatttttttgttacaattTTATTCTCTTgttacatttctttctttttgcagttgttttattgttttttattttattgttaatttaatttcctcttACTAAATTCCTTTAGTGAAAACTGGGCAGTTAAGGAAACCAaactataattatttattaagctattattattattttcaatttttttacacTTCATTGAACCTATTAACAAAGTCATTAATACATCaagcaaaaatattcaaatgcagtCAAGTCATGTTTAAAATATCTGCTACAGTGTCAGatggaaacattttaaatgatgttcCATGATTTTATTCAACATTTCCTTCACTCAGCGTGGAATTTAAGTAAATTGGTAAGTGTGGGTTAATTTGTGGGATTAATCATTATAAACATGTATTCATAATGACAATCTGGTGGTTTAGGGCCAACAGAGGGCTGGAGTAATGTGACAACAGTTTACTGGAGGAGTTTCTTGTTCATATCTGGTGCAGCAGTGCCACCTTGTGTTTTAAGTTGGCATAATGTAAATCATGCTGACCCTGACCTGATATACTCCCAAGATAACATAAACACTTTTCTAATTTACATAGCTTTCTTTGCTTTTCATGCTGTTTCACTCACATGATTTGTTCTTATTTTAGTTTACCACCACAACTATGACAGTCTGTCAGCAACAAGTAAAGGCTGGAGGTAAATCTATCTGGTCTGACAAATCAATGCAGGAGAAGGGAAAACACCCTCTCAAACGTGTCAGGGCGTATTTTCAGCATAGCTGAGGTAAACAGTTTCCAGTTGAGAATGTGCCGATGTGATGATAAGTCAGTGTAAGAATACAGCTGCGCTCTAAAGACGGATGTGTCAATACTGTAACAGTAATCCAAAACTGTAGTTCAATAGAATTCATTAAATCAAGCCTCTGcttgttacaaaaaaacccttaaGGTTAAAGTCTCCAACTCCAACATGAAGTAAACAGTAAAATCCTGGTAAAGATAGATTAAGGGCATGAGTTAATGTTTATGGCTCTCATGTGaagataataatacatatttagagAGGAAATGTAACAGACAGATGTGTGCTTGACTGCCTCCTCCTTCATGAACTTGgatataaatttaaaatgacgGTACTGAATGATAAACTTAAATATCAATCTGTGTGcatgcttttttggtaattctacaCTTTAATTGTTTTAAGAAGCCATTGATATCCTGTATATTTACAACCCCaatccaaaaaaatatgtaaaatgtaaaaaataaaataaaataaaaaacaaagacaatatatttaacctcCGTAGGGGgtgttttggttttttaaaCTGATGTTTCAGTTGTATTTTAGCCACATACTAAACAAGCACATCTACAGAAACAAGAAGATTTTACCTTTCAAATTAAGCAACATACATTTAGGCCTTACAGATTTTCTCTTATAAGCTTTGACTCAAAAAGTTTTAGGTTTAATCCAAACCCCTTGCCTATCCGTACAGGTGGGGTCAAACTGATACTTTTGTTTGGTAAATACATCTGAATTTGTTGGcctttaacaaaaaatacatttaaaatatcatCCCAACTACTTTTTGTAGTCAGGGTTGTTTAATATAAAGGTGCTGTGTTGTTTTAAGGTCACATTTGTCTGTAAAACCTGTAGTTTTTTAGACCAATTATGGCAATAAAATCAGTGACTACTTCTGTTGCGGTCAAAGTGAGGTTAATTGTATGAACATCCTTACCTCTGATGAAATGCACCAACACTGTAGTTTCCACATTTGAATCATTTCAGTAAACCAGAACAAATTGGTGGGAGGGTGAAGCAATAACTTTATCGTCATCACAGTCATCAAACCTATTAATCCACTTCCTTTACTAATCATGTGCAGCACTGACTcattaaataaatccaaatataatcAGGTACTAATCCTCAAAGAATTAATCAGTTACTTCACATCAATAAGATTTATAATAACAATGTGCATGTAAGCTGTTTGTCCCCAGAGATACAGCTCTACTGCACCACAGTGTGGTAAAAACAGAGTATTACACCAAAACAAGCATCTGGTTTTCACACCACTGCCACCAGCTGGAAAACCTTTGTTATAGTTATGCTGAGTTTTCACAGTAGACAGACCTGAGGGGTGTTTCAGAGACTAAATAAACACTTCATCTCTGATGTAAATATAGTCTGGAATACTTTGATGATACTTTGAGGACAGAGCTGCAAAATCAAGACAGCTGAAGGCGATGTTGGATAATTCAGAGAGACTACAGGTCTCTGCAAGTTTTAACTGAAAATCTTAATAGCAATCATTAAATCTACTCCTGAACACGTACAGTTAATGACCAGGCTTGCTCTGTGAAattgtcaaaatgtcaaaagtattaaaaacatacaatgaaGACCAATCTTGTAATTAAATCTGCACTGTGTTTATTGATCCAATAAGGCCAAAGAGTAGTCTACAATGGAGACGGTGAAAAACTAAGACCTTAACATGCAGGGTAAAAAGTTGTgcgtgtttttattttaatttaataacagTAACatcaatgatgatgatgtgataactggttgaaaatgtccttaggcACAATACAGAGGCAAAGGTGCAAAAGGCAGAATGTCCTGCAGTGGACTGTCCTGTTAAATGATGGCTGCTGGTTTCAGATCTTTCCTGGGAAACTTCCCTCCTCCATCTGATCGTCCCATTTGGAAACCTGTGGGAGATATTACAGAAAACATTACCCTATGTTACAGCAAACTAATGTTCAATTGTCAGCAGAACTGTGTCTTTATGTTTCATATCAATCACTACAAAGTGAGTGTCTTACTGCCTACACTATTTTAACAAttacacaacaaatcaaaaataaattagcCATTGAGAAGCcaaacaaagcacaaaacacAGAATATCAAGAAGGAGGAAAACAATGAATCTGTCTGTAAGTAAGATAGACTTGGCCTTCACTGGCAACATTAGTGTGTGCATGCAAACATCAGAAAGAAATGTCCTAATCAAACAATCCCTTCTAAGACACCTGAACATACGGAGGGTATTTTGAGAGCTGTACATCCTATAACTTACCCAGCTCATGGGACAGAGGCTCTTGTAAACCCTCTGGTACCAGTCACAGGGAGCTGTATCCTGGTCTCTGGCAGACAGGGCCTTGTTGCACCTGTGGAAGTCTGAAGCGAAACATAACAAAAAGGGTTCACAGTTACTTATCTGACAAAATGTTGAGACTGAAGGACAGTCTGCTCCAATGTTACCCAAAACAACCTGGCTTATTCTATTTTGTACCTTTGTGGCCACAGTATAAGAGATACCTTTCAGTTATGTAGGCTATTGCCTTTTGAGAAAGTGTTAGTTCAAAGGTCACACAATGTTATACAGAAACATTTGAAATATTGcttattttttacagaaaaactagtTTACCAAGGTTTGCCAGTGGGGACAATGTTACTGTAGTCCATAGCAAAAggattttgtctgtctttgacGCTTGCACTAAGAAACATAACCTTATggattggttgttgtttttctcactcAGTCTTAAGATTAAGCTTAGGAGCATTGGGCAGCACATTTCAGTGCGCGCCAGGCTATGAACAGAACCATGACTTCTGTGTACCATTGCACTCCTAACATTAATGTTATATGAAGGTCATATATTAATTTCACATGCATGATGACTGATTGGTTTACTACCATCTTATGGTGCACCGTGTAAATGTGATGGTTGTACCAACACAAAATGTTATATGTGTAAACAAAGACTTTAACTACAAGACCACAAACTTGACGATATATGCATGTGTTATTGCTGCACCTATTATTAACATTGAAatactgtgtttatttgtgtgtaagTGCTTTGATAAACATTTAATGCCGTTTGTAAAAACTATCATTGTAGATGTTGCAGGAGTATAATATGTAATGACAAGTTCTGTCATTTCTCAGTGCCCAAggtggtgtttttatgttttaaagacGAGTAATCACAACACATTGATCCATGTCCTCACCCAGGTAGTTCTGGAAACAGTTGCGGGTCTGGTTTGTGTTGGGGAATCTGGCGTCAAAGGGAGCCGTCCTGTAGTTCTTGATCTTCTCAACAGTTTCAGCCATCTTTACAAGCTTCAATCTCGCGTCTAAATGTCACTGAAACAAAAAGGCACAGGGTGGATACACAGGCATGTGCAACAGCTTTTTAAAACACGTTAGATAAACAACACTATCACAGTGTAACCCCAGGACAATGCCAAACGTTAGCTGGCTAAGCTAAATATAGCATTGTGATCAAAGTTAAATTTAGGTCAGTTTTGTTTATGCTTTTATCGCTACTTAATGCACATTCTATAATACCCAAGGGTAGCTATCTTAACTTTGATAAGAGTATACTAAAAACAAATACTGACACGGCCACATAGCTTTAAACACAAGTTAGCATAGTCTGCATAGCTCAACTAAGTGTAGTCTGTTAGCTAATGCTAACTGTCAGCTCGTTACGAaccctatttatttatctggATCTTGTTAGCTAACACGTTGGAGAACGCCTGGTTCTATCAAGAGTTTGTGTATGTCAAAACATCAGAAAGCACGAGAAATATAAAGgtaaactttgaaaaaaaagcagTCAAAGTTTCGGAGTTAGCTGACCACAACTCACCTTGGGACGTTTCTTGATGTGTCCTCGTAGCGCTCCGGAAACATGACGTCAACGCGCAGAGCACGCTGGGATATCAGCTGGTGGGAATGCCAGGCCAAACCGAACACTGAACTCAACTTCAGTTTATCAGTTTTATCGATTTTATTGAGCTATAAGGAGCATGATAATTATCACTTGTCTGTGTTATTGTAGAGGAATAAGTTCAGCTCACAAATTTAATGCAACAGAAATACAATAGAGTcggaaaaaattattttatttttgctttattgacagtTTTCACCTCAGCAGTTGGATGGATGACACACATTTTAGTCACTTCTAACTTTAATTCTCCATGTTCAATATTGCAATATTATTTCTTATGtgcaattatttttgttattactaatgtatttgtgttattcatattttttattcacttaTCATATTGTGGTATTCTTaattttccttattttattgtactttggAATAACCTGGTACAAGATTTCGTCTGGGATTAATCAAGTTCTGGCTTATCTTATCTAAACTTAAAGGTTTACCTTACCTACTTTACCTAGAAAAAATCTGTGGACTGAGGGTTTGAGAGTCCTCCCTTCGTATCcctatgttaaaaaaaataaataaacacaggccGACAAAAAAAGCCCTCTTTGATGCTTAAAGGGCACATTTGCCCACAGCTGAAATGCCCTCTTGGATGCCATAtggtagataaaacatgataaactaGGGTTAAACATAAATGGATAAAACCGCATGCAGCTGGAGCCCGTTTAATTTTGTTCACCTCTGCCCCTCGGACAGCCTGAGTCCACCATTGACTcgaaaaaatatacttttagtATCAAAAAAGCTTGTAGGcctgaaaataaatgtagtaCTAAATTTAAGTTTAATACGATTTCCTTCTTTCCACAGAGGACTGCTGTTGTGGTCAGTTTGAATTAGTGTTGCTTAGTATCAAAATATGCAGAGAAACATTTCAAACCAACACAATCCCTTTATTCGTCTGTAATCGTTTCCACACTCAGCACTCATTTTTGGCCAAATATGGTTGGATACACTGATTCCGTTTGCCATGACAAACAAAGGCCTTATTTTAAAGTAGCCGAGATAAAACAACATACTTTTTAATCTTTCGGTCTTTTGTCTTGGGTATTTCAAATCAAAATATATAAAGTCCTAAAGAAGTCACATTATTGTTAAAGTGTAAAGTGATGGATCAAAGCAGGtctttttccttattttctgacGTGGCGCCGAAAGTAATCAGATTCTTGAAGGGAGTCCCATCAGACCACAAGAAAACACATCTTTTATGATGTAACCAGTGGGACTCTAATGTTTCCAGCAACCTATTAATTTTAAATTcttttgatctgtttttttttttggcaacatCACCCACAGCAGGCCTATAACCCGTACTGTCCACATGTTGGATTAGCAAGGCCAATTACAGTTACACATAATTCATTGTATCAATTGGATGCCGACTGATGATAAAATCTGGCTAATGTTTCAGCTACTGTGCATGTTGTCCACATTTACATTGAAGTCATCTGTTCTCTTCACCCTCAGTGACACTTTAAAACAGTGGAGGAGCCTTTGAAATGGTTCAAGGGTACAGGCGATGTATTCAGTCTGGAAATGCAGACTTTGGAGGAACTATATCCCGGCACTGGGACACAGTGGCAGTCTCCTTTCTCTTTCCATCACCATCTTCCTGTCGAAGAAAAGGTCAAAGATCACAGGTGTTTCTGTTGCTGCCTCAAGCTTCCTGTCTCGCTGCATGTGTTTCCTTCATCCTCTTTCCAGCAAAACTTCAAACTGGGCTctgttttctgcattttaatatCCTAATATTTATCACAATACAGCATCAGATATTAATGGCCAAATTCTTGAGACCCTATTTgatgtaaattaatttttatcAGGATGAAATCATGACACCACATTTCTGTTTAATCCAGAAAGACCAAAAGACAGACATCTAGATCACTTTGTTGtgtataatacagtatatattattcCCAAGAAGGTCTCAAAAGCTCATACGTGTGTGTAAATTCCACCTTCTCCCGCTCTCTAccaatctctccctctctctctcactcagtcAGGATATAGGTGTTGTCCATTGCAAAGGAAGGAAATTCTGTCACTTAGAACAATGGGCCTGTTTCTCTATCTATAGACCCAGAGAGGCTGAGagccagagggagagagggagcagatctcGTCCAGTTAGAgagtaaaaacacaagaaaaaaggtATTTTAGTTTATTAAGCTAATGGATATCGAGAGTTAGAGATGTGTATGTAGGTGTGTGACAGGTTTGGGCCTTTTGAAAATGGAATTTCGTTGCGGGGAAAAGGAAACATGCAAGGTTATTAGATTACTTTGAGCTGCGTATTTGAATTTGGGTGGCAAAGAATCATCGTAACGCACTACAGAAGGATCAGAAGTAACTGTGGGTAAGTGCATTTAAAGTACAATCTTTAAAAGCATTTGTGttcctgttttgtgttgttttgatctAATCGTTTTCAAAATACTCCACCACAACATCTCGGACAAGTTGCTCAttagaaaatcttttttttgtccagcaGATTGTAGGTGTGGAGACACATATCAAGATAGGACAAAGTgtcttattatttataattattactaCAGTTATAAAGGTGATCGTTTTCcacaggattattattattttgtttaggCCTCCAAATTCCTGTCTGGTCCTTAAGTTTGATGGTAATTTACCTCGAAGTAACACTGAGAATAGAGCAGGCGGTGACCTTTGGAGCGGGTTTTTCCCTGTCAGAGCGACAGCTGGACCTGAGTCCTACAAAAGATGCTTCCTGTTAGAGAATGGGAAACTCCTGCTAGGATTTTCAGGGGCTGATTGGGGTGTTTTGGGTTAATTTCCTCCTGTTTGCTTTCACCATGTTGACAACCTGCTGTCGGTATCCTGTTGATATTTTTTGATGGTGACATCATGCTATTGTTATATTGTTTCAATCCTGAGATTGCTCACACATTCCTCACTGCAGTGTGGAGGTAGATTAAGCAGATTAGAGGGAACTTGACATTTACAGAATCTTGATTTACGACAGAAGTAAAAATGCAAGATTTGTTCCTAAAATCTGCATGTCTTTATCTCTCCTTCTGTCAGATGGAGGGGTCTGGCAGTCCTCGCGTCAGAAAGCTCCATTTCCCAGTGGGTCTGTGGATCAACTCGCCCAGGAAACACTTTGCCAAACTAGGAGGTCGCTGGCCCAGCGCTATCTCTGTCAAGTCAGTCTGGAGTTCTCCTAAAGTCACTTTCTTATCTCCTGCTTTGCTTCTATGTCACGTCTTTGTTCTCAGGCTATGAGACTCATTCATGACAGTTATTGTTTAGTTATTATTCAGTGCCAGTTTACATTTTGATGTCATCTTATCTCACTTCTACTGTCATTCGTATCCTTTCGACCGTTCCCTGTCTTATTTTAGTCCTTGTTGTTTGTCCGTGTTTTGTCAGTCATAATTCACAGCTGACTGGTCCCTTcctttctccttcctctctcctccatctgtCTTCCCCTCCTCTGTTGTTCCCAGGTCCACCACCAGTTCTGACGCAGCCTCCCTCCACGAGGCCCCCTCGGCTCCTTCCTCTTCCCTTTCTAACTCCACCCCCTCGCTGGCTTCCCCTACCCCATCCCCGTCCCCTTCCCCGGCCTTCCTCAGGCCGCGGCCTGCTGGGACCCAGTCCCGCACAAAGCGCCTGTCTCATCTCTTCCTGCGAGGGCGCTCTAACAGCGACCGGGACCGGGCGgtgggggagagggagagg contains:
- the LOC131975908 gene encoding cytochrome c oxidase subunit 6B1; the encoded protein is MAETVEKIKNYRTAPFDARFPNTNQTRNCFQNYLDFHRCNKALSARDQDTAPCDWYQRVYKSLCPMSWVSKWDDQMEEGSFPGKI